A genomic stretch from Chitinophaga agri includes:
- a CDS encoding alpha/beta hydrolase codes for MKRLYTLLLPLLFLLLRSSAQQTTPLPIGVVQHFQSAILNEKRQLNIYLPQDYQHTSRTYPVIYLLDGGMEEDFLHITGLTQFLTMIDTLPPSIVVGIVNTDRKRDYTFPTTISGDKKKFPTTGGSANFISCLEKEIQPLIRKQYRVNDTTTLIGQSLGGLLATEILLKHPGLFMNYAIISPSLWWNGGSLLTEAPYLFAATPDVPTHIFVAVGQEHEQMMDAASELGAIFQASKKKNLYAQFVFMPKENHLTILHNAVYKALEVFNTKRR; via the coding sequence ATGAAGCGACTATATACCCTGCTGCTGCCCCTGTTATTCCTGCTGCTCCGGTCATCCGCACAGCAGACCACACCACTACCTATCGGTGTCGTACAGCATTTTCAATCGGCTATACTCAATGAAAAAAGGCAACTGAATATCTATCTGCCCCAGGACTATCAGCATACATCCAGGACCTACCCTGTGATCTATCTGCTGGACGGTGGTATGGAAGAAGATTTCCTGCACATCACAGGACTCACGCAGTTTCTGACCATGATCGATACACTCCCGCCGAGTATCGTTGTAGGTATCGTTAATACCGACAGGAAAAGAGATTATACCTTCCCCACAACCATATCGGGCGACAAAAAAAAGTTCCCCACCACGGGAGGATCTGCTAACTTCATCTCCTGCCTGGAAAAAGAAATACAACCGCTGATCAGGAAACAATACCGGGTCAATGACACCACTACCCTGATCGGACAATCGCTTGGCGGATTACTCGCCACTGAAATACTACTGAAACATCCGGGCCTGTTTATGAATTATGCCATCATCAGCCCCAGCCTCTGGTGGAATGGCGGATCACTGCTGACTGAAGCTCCTTACCTGTTTGCAGCAACACCCGATGTACCGACACATATATTCGTCGCCGTAGGACAGGAACATGAGCAGATGATGGATGCTGCCAGTGAGCTCGGCGCGATCTTCCAGGCCTCCAAAAAGAAAAACCTTTATGCGCAGTTTGTCTTCATGCCTAAAGAAAATCACCTGACCATCCTCCACAACGCTGTATACAAAGCACTCGAGGTATTCAATACAAAACGTCGCTGA
- a CDS encoding Crp/Fnr family transcriptional regulator → MLDYELLIQAGGVIRGYKKGETILEEGGHARFYYQVVGGEVKMVNTGENGQEFIQGIFKEGNSFAEPPLFLDVAYPASAIALTDCDVIVLEKTKLLDLLSQHFTLQLQLVKSLSERIYFKSMIAKEISLYDASHRIITLIDFLKERDGYSGKLYPVNLTRQQIADLTGLRVETVIRAIKYLTEKELVQKGRKIYR, encoded by the coding sequence ATGCTGGATTACGAATTACTCATACAGGCAGGTGGCGTCATACGTGGATATAAAAAGGGAGAGACGATCCTGGAGGAAGGCGGTCATGCCAGGTTTTATTACCAGGTAGTCGGCGGAGAAGTGAAGATGGTCAATACCGGTGAGAACGGGCAGGAATTTATTCAGGGCATTTTTAAAGAGGGGAACAGTTTTGCAGAACCACCTTTGTTCCTCGATGTGGCATATCCCGCATCTGCGATCGCGCTAACTGACTGTGACGTGATCGTGCTGGAAAAGACGAAGCTGCTGGACTTGCTGTCGCAGCATTTCACGTTACAGCTGCAGCTGGTGAAGAGCCTGTCTGAACGTATCTATTTTAAGTCCATGATAGCGAAGGAGATCAGCCTGTATGATGCCAGTCATCGTATTATCACCCTAATAGATTTCCTAAAGGAACGGGATGGTTATTCCGGTAAATTATACCCTGTCAACCTGACGCGGCAGCAAATAGCTGATCTGACCGGATTACGGGTAGAGACGGTAATAAGAGCAATTAAGTATTTGACAGAGAAGGAGTTGGTGCAGAAGGGACGGAAGATATACCGGTAG